From the genome of Anopheles moucheti chromosome 3, idAnoMoucSN_F20_07, whole genome shotgun sequence, one region includes:
- the LOC128301453 gene encoding acidic mammalian chitinase-like, producing MVHSISLWSLVLVTMSSLMAAVQSKEVVCYYGTWATYWKGNGKFTVDDINPLLCTQLNYAFFDINPNGTIRIMDEYLGLPSGLNAIVKFNNLKQKNPALKTIASIGGWNAGTANFKAVASDSQRRATFARNAVAFLQKYRFNGMDIDWEYPGAVDKANFVLFLQELAKAFAPYNYLLTVAVGAPEWRANESYDIPAISRIVNNINLMTYDMDGNYGVTRHHAAIFQGPGSIDDTDFKRQLNVDAVIRYWLSKGASAKKLTLGVPFYGHTFKLTNPGVDGVGAPTKGVGTPGPYTQQGGVLGYNEICVSSFPRKQFDSVQGAAFASGNGEWVSYDSVESIKQKCNLIAKYGLGGGMVWSIEQDDFKGICGGPKFTLLSTLNGCVNK from the exons ATGGTTCATTCCATATCTTTGTGGAGCTTGGTACTTGTGACCATGAGCTCGCTTATGGCAGCGGTTCAAAGCA AGGAAGTTGTATGTTACTACGGGACGTGGGCTACTTATTGGAAGGGAAACGGAAAGTTCACCGTAGATGATATCAACCCATTGCTTTGCACCCAGCTAAATTATGCCTTCTTCGACATCAATCCGAATGGTACGATTAGGATAATGGATGAATATCTGGGCCTACCGTCCGGTCTCAACGCGATCGTAAAGTTTAATAATCTGAAGCAGAAAAATCCCGCACTAAAGACAATTGCCTCCATCGGTGGGTGGAATGCTGGAACTGCTAACTTTAAGGCGGTAGCCAGCGATTCCCAGCGGCGTGCCACGTTCGCGAGAAACGCCGTAGCGTTCCTGCAGAAATATCGGTTCAACGGTATGGACATCGATTGGGAATATCCCGGGGCCGTCGACAAGGCAAACTTTGTGCTGTTTCTCCAGGAACTTGCCAAAGCTTTCGCACCGTACAACTATCTGCTAACGGTGGCGGTGGGGGCTCCAGAGTGGAGAGCTAACGAATCGTACGACATTCCTGCTATCTCGCGCATTGTCAACAACATAAACTTGATGACGTACGACATGGATGGCAACTACGGTGTCACTAGACATCATGCCGCAATCTTCCAAGGACCAGGATCAATTGATGATACGGATTTCAAGCGGCAGCTCAATGTGGATGCTGTCATAAGGTATTGGCTGAGCAAGGGTGCATCGGCAAAAAAGTTGACTTTAGGCGTTCCTTTCTATGGGCATACATTTAAATTGACCAATCCTGGGGTGGACGGTGTCGGCGCACCAACTAAAGGTGTTGGTACTCCAGGTCCATACACTCAACAAGGCGGCGTTTTGGGGTACAACGAAATATGTGTATCCTCATTTCCTCGGAAGCAGTTCGACTCGGTACAGGGAGCGGCTTTCGCTTCCGGCAATGGAGAGTGGGTCAGCTATGATTCAGTGGAAAGCATCAAGCAAAAGTGCAACCTGATTGCCAAGTATGGCCTTGGTGGAGGAATGGTATGGTCTATCGAACAGGATGACTTCAAGGGCATATGTGGTGGTCCCAAGTTTACGTTACTGAGCACCTTAAATGGATGTGTGAACAAATAG